Genomic window (Leisingera methylohalidivorans DSM 14336):
GCGGCGCAGGCTGCAAGCGGAAAATGCGCCGGGTTCCAAACTTTTTTCCCGGCACTGCCGGAGGGCTGCCCGGGGAAGGCGAAGCGCGTCCCCGGGCGGCTGGAAATACCTTAGGAATCGTCCTCTGGGGTCGACATGTCGGCAATCTCTTCCAGCGGGACGTTGTCCTCGTCATCGTCATCGTCCAGGACATCATCGCCCAGATCGACATCGACGTCGTCGTCATCTTCCAGAACCGCGTCATCCCCTTCGAGGTTCTCTTTGGCCTTCAGGGTGGCCGCATCTTCGGAATCGGCTTCGATCATCCGGGTCTTGCCGGTGTCCAGCTCGACGGCCTCGCCCGTGTAGGGGCTGACAACCGGGTTCTTGTTCAGGTCATAAAAGCGCTTGCCAGTGGTGGGGCAGACGCGCTTTACACCCCATTCTTCCTTGGGCATGTGGATCCCCTTGATTTACTGGTGAGTCGTATCGACGATTCCGGTGCCTTGCCATATGAGGGGGGGACTGTCAAAGCCTTTGCCGGAAAGGGGCGCGCGCATGGCCACACATCACCTGCCCGGAGACCCGCCGGTGCCGCTGATTTTGCGGCGGTCGGCGCGGGCGCGGCGGATCAGCCTGCGGATCTCTTCGCTGGACGGGCGGGTGACGCTGACACTGCCCAAAAGCCTGCCGGAACGGGCCGCACTCGCCTTTGCCGAGGAGAAGGCGGACTGGATCCGGTCGCATCTGGAAAAGCATCCCGAAACGGTGGAGGCGGGGTTCGGCACAGTGCTGCCGGTCGATGGCCAGAACCGGGTGGTTGAACGCGCGCCGGGGCGGCGCATCCAGCTGGATGCGGGCCGCATTGCGGTGCCGGGGGACAATCCGGGACGGGTCTTGCAGCGCTATCTGAAGGAGCTGGCGCGCAACCGGCTGGCCGAGGCGTCGGATTTCTATGCCGCCCGGCTGGGCAAGAGCTACAGCCGTCTGACCTTGCGCGATACCCGGTCGCGCTGGGGGTCCTGCACCGCCGACGGCGGGCTGATGTATTCCTGGCGGCTGATCCTGGCGCCGCCCGCAGTGCTGCGCTATGTCGCCGCCCATGAGGTGGCGCATCTGCAGGAGATGAACCATTCGGCAGCATTCTGGGCGGTGGTTGAACGCCTTTATGGCCAATACGAGGCGCCGCGGGCCTGGCTGCGCGAAAACGGCGCCGGCCTGCACCGTTACCGGTTCGGCGAATAGCGGCAAGGCTTTGACCCCGCGGATGAGCGGGCTAAGCTGTTGGCAGGTACCTGTTTCCAGTTTTCCCGGTTCTTGAGGCTAGCCCGTGTCAGACAAACCGCAACGACGCCTTGCCGCCATTTTTGTGCTGGATGTCTCTGGCTTCAGCCGGCTGATGGCCGAAGATGAGACCGGCACGCTGAACCAGGTTCTGGCGCAGCAGCAAAGCCTGATTGCCCCGGTGATCCGCAGCCATGAGGGCCGGATCATCAAGCTGATGGGCGACGGGGTGCTGGCGATCTTCCCCAGCGTGATCTCGGCGGTGGAGGCGGCAGCCGGGATCCAGGCCGCCGCCGCCCGCAACCGCCATCTCCAGCTTCGGATCGGCATCACCCTGGGCGAGGTGCTGATTGCCCAGGGCGATATTTATGGCGATGACGTCAATATCGCGGCCCGGCTGGAGGCTTTGGCACCGGTTGGCGGGGTGGCCCTGTCGGCAGAAGCATACGG
Coding sequences:
- a CDS encoding TIGR02300 family protein, with translation MPKEEWGVKRVCPTTGKRFYDLNKNPVVSPYTGEAVELDTGKTRMIEADSEDAATLKAKENLEGDDAVLEDDDDVDVDLGDDVLDDDDDEDNVPLEEIADMSTPEDDS
- a CDS encoding M48 family metallopeptidase — encoded protein: MATHHLPGDPPVPLILRRSARARRISLRISSLDGRVTLTLPKSLPERAALAFAEEKADWIRSHLEKHPETVEAGFGTVLPVDGQNRVVERAPGRRIQLDAGRIAVPGDNPGRVLQRYLKELARNRLAEASDFYAARLGKSYSRLTLRDTRSRWGSCTADGGLMYSWRLILAPPAVLRYVAAHEVAHLQEMNHSAAFWAVVERLYGQYEAPRAWLRENGAGLHRYRFGE